One genomic window of Deinococcus arcticus includes the following:
- a CDS encoding RsmB/NOP family class I SAM-dependent RNA methyltransferase, which produces MTQTPPRSLRDRPGPHNPARELAVRVLVRVLGGETFAAPALDAALNQARLPGRDAGLATHIVYGSLRRVLSLQAALSPLLRGPTHPKTRALLLAGAFEKLYLGTPVHAVVSDYVNLARAARLAPPGLVNAVLRRVTLEGVDVTPPAELPAWLAELYRRAYGEAAERVMADLLTPQPLWLSLSDEGVRALEQEGSVVEAGPQGVDRVGLERPLRQTAAYARGQAQPINPASMACVDALGDVAGARVLDLAGGAGVKAAMLATRGAKVTSVDLVGAKHEAARANLRRLGLKADFLTHDLTGPLAAEPAPFVLLDAPCTGSGTLRSHPEIKLRLTPEAVEAMAQLQGQMLPHAAALVAPGGTLVYSVCSVTPHEGPEVVARFLEAQPDFVAEAVPGLEVPSVPAGPGVLTVPEGGIDGFFIARLQRQA; this is translated from the coding sequence ATGACCCAGACGCCTCCCCGTTCCCTTCGTGATCGCCCCGGCCCCCACAACCCGGCCCGCGAACTGGCGGTGCGCGTGCTGGTGCGGGTGCTGGGCGGCGAGACTTTCGCGGCGCCTGCGCTGGACGCCGCGCTTAACCAGGCCCGGCTGCCGGGGCGGGACGCCGGGCTGGCCACCCACATCGTGTACGGCAGCCTGCGGCGCGTGCTGAGCCTGCAAGCCGCCCTCTCACCCCTGCTGCGCGGCCCCACCCACCCCAAAACGCGCGCCCTGCTGCTGGCCGGCGCCTTTGAAAAGCTGTATCTGGGCACCCCGGTGCACGCGGTGGTCAGCGACTACGTGAATCTGGCGCGCGCGGCCCGGCTGGCCCCCCCGGGGCTGGTGAACGCCGTGCTGCGCCGCGTGACCCTGGAGGGCGTGGACGTGACTCCCCCGGCCGAGCTGCCCGCGTGGCTGGCCGAACTGTACCGCCGCGCCTACGGCGAGGCCGCCGAGCGGGTGATGGCCGACCTGCTGACGCCGCAGCCCCTGTGGCTGAGTCTGTCGGATGAGGGCGTGCGGGCCCTGGAGCAGGAAGGCAGCGTGGTGGAGGCTGGCCCCCAGGGCGTGGACCGGGTGGGCCTGGAGCGCCCACTGCGCCAGACAGCGGCCTATGCGCGCGGGCAGGCCCAGCCCATCAACCCGGCCAGCATGGCGTGTGTGGACGCCCTGGGCGACGTTGCCGGCGCGCGGGTGCTGGACCTGGCCGGGGGTGCGGGCGTGAAGGCCGCCATGCTGGCGACACGCGGCGCGAAGGTGACCAGCGTGGACCTCGTGGGCGCCAAGCACGAGGCCGCACGCGCCAACCTGCGCCGGCTGGGCCTGAAGGCCGACTTTCTGACCCACGACCTGACCGGGCCGCTGGCCGCAGAGCCCGCGCCCTTTGTGCTGCTGGACGCTCCCTGCACCGGCAGCGGCACCCTGCGCAGCCACCCGGAAATCAAGCTGCGCCTGACCCCGGAGGCGGTGGAAGCTATGGCGCAGTTGCAGGGCCAGATGCTGCCGCACGCTGCCGCGCTGGTGGCGCCCGGCGGCACCCTGGTCTATTCGGTGTGTAGCGTGACCCCGCACGAGGGGCCAGAGGTGGTGGCACGCTTTCTGGAGGCCCAGCCGGACTTTGTGGCCGAGGCGGTGCCCGGCCTGGAGGTGCCCAGCGTGCCTGCCGGCCCCGGCGTGCTGACGGTGCCCGAAGGCGGCATAGACGGCTTCTTTATTGCCCGGCTGCAGCGGCAGGCGTAA
- the pckA gene encoding phosphoenolpyruvate carboxykinase (ATP) translates to MSLTAPNPLADLGIKTTVHLNPGVDELYAHAIRLGEGVQAATGPLTVRTNKTGRSPKDRFIVEDDLTRDTVWWGGFNTPIGAGVFDRLLEKMTRFAEGTELFVQQVYAGTDPRYRIGCRMVTEMAYHSLFIRNMFVRPTEAELAGFHEDWTVLNMPSFRADPATDGTRSDTFIIVNFTRKMIIAGGTQYAGENKKGIFGVLNYLLPAQGVMPMHCSANVGADGDVALFFGLSGTGKTTLSADPSRKLIGDDEHGWTDTGIFNFEGGCYAKVINLNPEAEPAIYQTTRTYGTVLENVVLNGDGTPDLNDGSLTENTRSAYPIDQIANVQPGSLAGHPKNIVFLTADAYGVLPPISRLSPEQTMYQFISGFTAKIPGTEDGVTEPSPTFSTCFGAPFMPRHPGEYARLLAQKVQESGARVWLVNTGWTGGKYGTGKRMSIAHTRAMLSAALSGALDGVAFETEPFFGLEIPTEVPGVPAAVLNPRDAWSDQAAYDETARKLARMFRENFGRFEDGVELAVTASMPNPDA, encoded by the coding sequence ATGAGCCTGACCGCCCCCAATCCCCTGGCCGATCTCGGCATTAAAACCACCGTGCATCTGAACCCTGGCGTGGACGAGCTGTATGCCCACGCCATTCGTCTGGGCGAGGGCGTGCAGGCCGCCACTGGCCCGCTGACGGTGCGCACCAACAAGACCGGCCGCAGCCCCAAGGACCGCTTTATCGTGGAAGACGACCTGACCCGGGACACCGTGTGGTGGGGCGGCTTTAACACCCCGATTGGCGCTGGGGTCTTTGACCGCCTGCTGGAGAAGATGACCCGCTTTGCCGAAGGCACAGAGCTGTTTGTGCAGCAGGTGTACGCGGGCACGGACCCCCGCTACCGCATTGGCTGCCGCATGGTCACCGAGATGGCGTACCACTCGCTGTTTATCCGCAACATGTTCGTGCGCCCCACCGAGGCCGAACTGGCCGGCTTTCACGAGGACTGGACGGTGCTGAACATGCCGTCGTTCCGGGCCGACCCGGCCACCGACGGCACCCGCAGCGACACCTTCATCATCGTGAACTTCACGCGCAAGATGATTATTGCGGGCGGCACGCAGTACGCGGGCGAAAACAAGAAGGGCATTTTCGGGGTGCTGAACTACCTGCTGCCCGCCCAGGGCGTGATGCCCATGCACTGCTCGGCCAACGTGGGCGCGGACGGCGACGTGGCGCTGTTCTTTGGCCTCAGCGGCACCGGCAAGACCACTCTGTCGGCGGACCCCAGCCGCAAGCTGATCGGTGACGACGAGCACGGATGGACCGATACCGGCATCTTCAACTTCGAGGGCGGCTGCTACGCCAAGGTGATCAACCTGAACCCCGAAGCTGAGCCCGCCATCTATCAGACCACCCGCACCTACGGCACGGTGCTGGAAAACGTGGTGCTGAACGGTGACGGCACACCGGACCTGAACGACGGCAGCCTGACCGAAAACACCCGCAGCGCCTACCCCATTGACCAGATTGCCAACGTGCAGCCCGGTAGCCTTGCCGGCCACCCGAAAAACATCGTGTTCCTGACCGCCGACGCCTATGGGGTGCTGCCGCCCATCTCGCGTCTGAGCCCCGAACAGACGATGTACCAGTTCATCAGCGGCTTTACCGCCAAGATTCCCGGCACCGAAGACGGCGTGACCGAGCCCAGCCCCACCTTCAGCACCTGCTTCGGCGCGCCCTTTATGCCCCGCCACCCCGGCGAGTACGCCCGCCTGCTGGCCCAGAAGGTGCAGGAGAGCGGCGCCCGCGTATGGCTGGTGAACACCGGCTGGACCGGCGGCAAGTACGGCACCGGCAAGCGCATGAGTATTGCCCACACCCGCGCCATGCTCAGCGCCGCCCTGTCCGGGGCACTGGACGGGGTGGCCTTTGAAACCGAGCCTTTCTTTGGCCTGGAGATTCCCACTGAGGTGCCGGGCGTGCCCGCCGCTGTGCTCAATCCCCGCGACGCCTGGAGCGATCAGGCCGCCTACGACGAAACCGCCCGCAAGCTGGCCCGGATGTTCCGCGAGAACTTTGGACGCTTTGAAGATGGCGTGGAACTGGCCGTCACCGCCAGCATGCCCAACCCCGACGCGTAA
- a CDS encoding sugar ABC transporter substrate-binding protein, protein MKKALTLLSLALLGQAGAATITVWTHFGEGELTWLRAQAAQFKAKTGHTVNLVSVPFDQIPDKLIQSAPKGQGPDLVTTLPQDRLGQLAAAGVIEPMDKYVTSRTDYDRTAINAMTYQGKLFGIPMFAEAVAVIYNKKLVPNAPTTWAQFLATAQKNTGSGRFGYLADLSNAYMQYGIISAYGGYVFKNNGGTLNVKDVGLGNAGADKASAFLNDLRYKYNLVPEGVDGGAAKSAFVDGRLAMLLTGPWDMGDIKKAGIDYGIMNFPTPPGASGKWSPFVGVQGTLMNAYSKQKSVAAQFAKQISSSDAQVAFNKAGGRIPVSLSARTKLKSDPVVVGFGRAISAGTPMPNVPQMGAVWSPWSSAIAQSVQKANQNYAQILDKAVQEINGAIK, encoded by the coding sequence ATGAAAAAAGCCCTGACTCTTCTGTCTCTTGCCCTGCTGGGCCAAGCCGGCGCCGCCACCATCACGGTGTGGACGCACTTTGGCGAGGGCGAACTGACCTGGCTGCGTGCCCAGGCCGCGCAGTTCAAGGCCAAGACGGGCCACACCGTCAACCTGGTGTCGGTGCCCTTTGATCAGATTCCCGACAAGCTGATTCAGAGTGCGCCCAAGGGCCAGGGTCCGGACCTTGTGACCACCCTGCCCCAGGACCGTCTGGGCCAGCTGGCGGCGGCGGGCGTGATTGAGCCCATGGACAAGTACGTGACCAGCCGCACGGACTATGACCGCACCGCCATCAACGCCATGACTTACCAGGGCAAGCTGTTCGGCATTCCCATGTTCGCCGAGGCCGTGGCCGTCATTTACAACAAGAAGCTGGTGCCCAACGCTCCCACCACCTGGGCGCAGTTCCTGGCCACCGCCCAGAAGAACACCGGCAGCGGCCGCTTCGGCTACCTCGCGGACCTGAGCAACGCCTACATGCAGTACGGCATCATCAGTGCGTACGGCGGCTACGTGTTCAAGAACAACGGCGGCACCCTGAACGTCAAGGACGTGGGCCTGGGCAACGCGGGCGCCGACAAGGCCAGCGCTTTCCTGAACGATCTGCGCTACAAGTACAACCTCGTGCCCGAGGGTGTGGACGGCGGCGCCGCCAAGAGCGCGTTCGTGGATGGCCGCCTGGCGATGCTGCTGACCGGGCCCTGGGACATGGGCGACATCAAGAAGGCCGGCATTGACTACGGCATCATGAACTTCCCCACCCCTCCTGGCGCCAGCGGCAAGTGGAGCCCCTTCGTGGGCGTGCAGGGCACCCTGATGAACGCTTACAGCAAGCAGAAGTCGGTGGCCGCGCAGTTTGCCAAGCAGATTTCGTCCAGCGACGCGCAGGTGGCCTTTAACAAGGCCGGCGGCCGTATCCCCGTGAGCCTCTCGGCCCGCACCAAGCTCAAGAGCGACCCCGTGGTGGTGGGCTTTGGCCGCGCCATCAGCGCCGGCACCCCTATGCCCAACGTGCCCCAGATGGGCGCGGTGTGGAGCCCCTGGAGCAGCGCCATTGCCCAGAGCGTGCAGAAGGCCAACCAGAACTACGCGCAGATCCTGGACAAGGCTGTGCAGGAAATCAACGGCGCCATCAAGTAA
- a CDS encoding sugar ABC transporter permease, producing MTSVPGPSSLPPGGYVHREPGPLRRALPWLVLAAIVLGLGYLGSVLVDSLQGKQKSFSIYFVEHGWVRFLAFLLGAAGLLALTSFLGQRLGMVRTGRRISYWAVLGTQLTHLFLILVVLVAIYPLLYVLIAAFDPRNSLFAFPDFSNPNILYRSGLLPNLQVLSYENFAKLFEGFTVPLWQLVLAVLGGAAGAALLLMKGVGKLSGRPEGLRTPMRWAGWLLLGALALIVVFMTPAQFTGETNESKFVLSVRNTLLVSGITGLLAIILSTTAGYAMARLRFAGRFQTLLFFIFIQMFPVFLALVAVYKMLTDLGLANTFTGLILAYSGGAIAFNTWIFKGYVESLPESLEEAAMVDGATRWQTFLRVVLPLSGGMMVFIFLNQFIGTYAEFILANVLLTGVEQWTVGVMLRSFTTGQFSTKWGVFAAAATLGALPIIALFYAFQNFFVGGAVAGGVKE from the coding sequence ATGACCTCTGTGCCTGGTCCGTCCTCGCTGCCCCCGGGCGGCTATGTTCACCGCGAACCCGGGCCGCTGCGCCGCGCGCTGCCGTGGCTGGTGCTGGCCGCCATTGTGCTGGGCCTGGGCTACCTGGGTTCTGTGCTGGTGGACAGCCTGCAGGGCAAGCAGAAAAGCTTTTCTATTTATTTCGTGGAACACGGCTGGGTGCGTTTCCTGGCCTTCCTGCTGGGCGCAGCTGGTCTGCTGGCCCTGACCAGCTTCCTGGGGCAGCGCCTGGGGATGGTGCGTACCGGGCGGCGCATCAGTTACTGGGCGGTGCTGGGCACGCAGCTGACCCACCTGTTTCTGATTCTGGTGGTGCTGGTGGCCATCTACCCGCTGCTGTACGTGCTGATCGCGGCGTTCGATCCGCGCAACAGCCTGTTTGCCTTCCCGGACTTCAGCAACCCCAACATCCTGTACCGCTCCGGCCTGCTGCCCAACCTGCAGGTGCTGAGCTACGAAAACTTCGCCAAGCTGTTTGAAGGCTTCACCGTGCCGCTGTGGCAACTGGTGCTGGCGGTCCTGGGCGGCGCTGCTGGGGCCGCGCTGCTGCTTATGAAAGGTGTGGGCAAGCTGTCGGGCCGCCCCGAGGGCCTGCGCACGCCCATGCGCTGGGCCGGCTGGCTGCTGCTGGGCGCCCTGGCCCTGATCGTGGTGTTCATGACCCCGGCGCAGTTCACGGGCGAGACCAACGAGAGCAAATTCGTGCTCTCGGTGCGTAACACGCTGCTGGTGTCGGGGATTACCGGCCTTCTGGCCATCATCCTGTCCACCACTGCCGGTTACGCCATGGCCCGGCTGCGCTTCGCCGGCCGCTTCCAGACGCTGCTGTTTTTCATCTTTATCCAGATGTTCCCCGTGTTCCTGGCGCTGGTGGCGGTGTACAAGATGCTCACCGACCTGGGGCTGGCCAACACCTTCACCGGCCTGATCCTGGCGTACTCGGGCGGCGCCATCGCCTTTAACACCTGGATTTTCAAGGGCTACGTGGAAAGCCTGCCCGAATCGCTGGAAGAAGCCGCGATGGTGGACGGCGCCACCCGCTGGCAGACCTTCCTGCGCGTGGTCCTGCCCCTCTCGGGCGGGATGATGGTGTTCATCTTCCTGAACCAGTTCATCGGCACCTATGCCGAGTTCATTCTGGCCAATGTGCTGCTCACCGGCGTGGAGCAGTGGACGGTGGGCGTGATGCTGCGCTCCTTTACCACCGGGCAGTTCAGCACCAAATGGGGCGTGTTCGCGGCGGCGGCCACCCTGGGCGCCCTGCCGATCATCGCGCTGTTCTACGCCTTCCAGAATTTCTTCGTGGGCGGCGCTGTGGCCGGCGGTGTGAAAGAGTAA
- a CDS encoding ABC transporter permease subunit — protein MTTPLPVRAPRRPAPAPQGTRGFLLAVLVLAALLGASVLLGWLLSLVTAQVVPGAPAYLILVWSLLALAVLAPLTYNTFPWIGSWFYLLPALVFVLAFTVVPVILTINYAFTNYSGQNSGSPDSAARTAATLSGDRRVLTLPELGEETAAQFLKCKAPTCAGDTIVLYDEEASTPVRQKVASVDGSRVTLSAPVTETLAVVQATRINRYGYVGLANFQEIFSKASRALWPVFLWTVVFAFSTVVINALAGLILGILLYNKNLKGRNIYRTLLFLPWAIPAVISVQMWVALFNQQFGIVNKSLGLLGIVAIPWLNDPLWAKISILLVNLWLGFPYMMTATISALSTINDDLYEAAEIDGASRWQQITGITLPLLRTSFTPILLSGFAFNFNNFGIIYLLTAGGPAQEGRESTAQSTDILLSWGYNTAFVSSGGQNFALASAIALIIFFLTLAISVVNFKAAGVFEEARK, from the coding sequence ATGACAACTCCGCTGCCTGTTCGCGCCCCCCGGCGCCCCGCCCCGGCCCCGCAAGGCACACGCGGTTTTCTGCTGGCTGTGCTGGTGCTGGCTGCCCTGCTGGGCGCCAGCGTGCTGCTCGGCTGGCTGCTCTCGCTGGTCACCGCCCAGGTGGTGCCCGGCGCTCCCGCGTATCTGATTCTGGTGTGGTCGCTGCTGGCCCTGGCGGTGCTGGCCCCACTGACCTATAACACCTTTCCCTGGATTGGCTCGTGGTTTTACCTGCTGCCAGCGCTGGTGTTTGTGCTGGCCTTTACGGTGGTGCCGGTCATTCTGACCATCAACTACGCCTTTACCAACTACAGCGGGCAGAACAGCGGCAGCCCCGACAGCGCGGCGCGCACAGCGGCCACCCTCAGTGGCGACCGCCGGGTGCTGACCCTGCCAGAGCTGGGCGAAGAAACCGCAGCGCAGTTCCTGAAATGTAAGGCCCCCACCTGCGCCGGGGACACCATCGTGCTGTATGACGAGGAAGCCTCCACTCCCGTGCGGCAGAAGGTTGCCAGTGTAGACGGCAGCCGCGTGACCCTCAGCGCCCCGGTCACGGAAACCCTGGCGGTGGTTCAGGCCACCCGCATCAACCGCTACGGCTACGTGGGGCTGGCCAATTTCCAGGAAATTTTCAGCAAGGCCAGCCGCGCCCTGTGGCCGGTGTTTCTGTGGACGGTCGTGTTTGCCTTCAGCACGGTGGTCATCAACGCGCTGGCGGGCCTGATTCTGGGCATCCTGCTGTACAACAAGAACCTCAAGGGCCGCAACATCTACCGCACGCTGCTGTTCCTGCCCTGGGCCATTCCGGCCGTCATCAGCGTGCAGATGTGGGTGGCGCTGTTCAACCAGCAGTTTGGCATCGTGAACAAGTCGCTGGGACTCTTGGGCATTGTGGCGATTCCCTGGCTGAACGATCCGCTGTGGGCCAAGATCAGCATTCTGCTGGTGAACCTGTGGCTGGGCTTTCCATACATGATGACCGCCACCATCAGCGCCCTGAGCACCATCAACGACGACCTGTACGAGGCCGCCGAGATTGACGGTGCCAGCCGCTGGCAGCAGATCACCGGCATTACCCTGCCGCTGCTGCGCACGTCGTTCACCCCGATTCTGCTTTCGGGCTTCGCCTTTAACTTCAACAACTTCGGCATTATTTATCTGCTCACGGCGGGCGGCCCCGCCCAGGAAGGCCGCGAGAGCACCGCGCAGAGCACCGACATCCTGCTGTCGTGGGGCTACAACACGGCGTTCGTGTCCAGCGGCGGCCAGAACTTCGCCCTGGCCAGCGCCATCGCCCTGATCATCTTTTTCCTGACCCTGGCCATCAGCGTCGTGAACTTCAAGGCGGCCGGGGTGTTTGAGGAGGCCCGCAAATGA
- the deoD gene encoding purine-nucleoside phosphorylase: MSLHLNAEPGQIAETVLLPGDPLRAKHIAETFFENPVLHNTVRGMHGYTGTYKGQRVSVQGTGMGIASSMIYVHELITGYGCKQLIRVGTAGSYQAHVHVRDIVLAQAACTDSNINNVRFGHKNFAPIADFELLLRAYQIARERGHTTHVGNIMSSDTFYQDQFEQFQQWAQFGVLAVEMEAAGLYTLAAKHGVKALTVLTISDHLVTHEETTAEERQLTFNAMIEVALDAALGG; this comes from the coding sequence ATGAGTCTTCACCTGAACGCCGAACCCGGTCAGATTGCCGAAACCGTCCTGCTGCCGGGCGACCCCCTGCGCGCCAAGCACATTGCCGAAACCTTCTTTGAGAACCCTGTGCTGCACAACACCGTGCGCGGTATGCACGGCTACACCGGCACGTACAAGGGGCAGCGCGTTTCTGTGCAGGGCACCGGCATGGGCATTGCGTCCAGCATGATCTACGTGCACGAGCTCATCACCGGCTACGGCTGCAAGCAGCTGATCCGCGTGGGCACGGCGGGCAGCTACCAGGCGCATGTGCATGTGCGCGACATCGTGCTGGCGCAGGCGGCCTGCACCGACAGCAACATCAACAATGTCCGCTTCGGGCACAAGAACTTTGCGCCCATTGCCGATTTCGAGTTGCTGCTGCGCGCCTATCAGATTGCCCGCGAACGTGGCCACACCACCCACGTGGGCAACATCATGAGCAGTGACACCTTCTACCAGGACCAGTTCGAGCAGTTCCAGCAGTGGGCGCAGTTTGGCGTGCTGGCCGTGGAGATGGAAGCGGCAGGCCTGTACACCCTGGCCGCCAAGCACGGCGTCAAGGCCCTGACGGTGCTGACCATCAGCGACCACCTCGTGACCCACGAGGAAACCACCGCCGAGGAACGCCAGCTTACCTTCAACGCCATGATTGAAGTCGCGCTGGACGCCGCGCTGGGCGGATAA
- a CDS encoding Rrf2 family transcriptional regulator: MRLSATDVYAFQALGFLGAQPSERWVSSEEISEATGVHRPYLVRILAALSAKGVVRSKKGIGGGYALARRPQLISLCEVVRAIDGPVAPLSCISLNWHEPCVEEARCHARNTVYTRMRDAMLGVLQEFSVADLVTDARQGVSYGHCLTHLLKPNA, encoded by the coding sequence ATGCGGCTGTCCGCCACCGATGTCTACGCCTTTCAGGCGCTGGGGTTCCTGGGCGCCCAGCCCTCCGAGCGCTGGGTGTCCAGCGAGGAGATCAGCGAGGCCACGGGCGTGCACCGGCCCTATCTGGTGCGCATTCTGGCGGCCCTGAGCGCCAAGGGCGTGGTGAGAAGCAAAAAGGGCATTGGCGGCGGCTACGCCCTGGCGCGCAGGCCCCAGCTCATCAGCCTGTGTGAGGTGGTGCGCGCCATTGACGGGCCGGTGGCGCCGCTGTCGTGCATCAGCCTCAACTGGCATGAACCCTGCGTGGAAGAGGCGCGCTGCCACGCCCGCAACACGGTGTACACCCGCATGCGTGACGCCATGCTGGGTGTGCTGCAGGAGTTCAGCGTGGCTGACCTGGTCACTGACGCCCGCCAGGGCGTGAGTTACGGTCACTGCCTGACCCATCTGCTCAAGCCCAACGCCTAG
- a CDS encoding alanine--tRNA ligase-related protein produces MTRPLYHDSTRLTFAAQVAQVQGSEVALDATALYPEAGGQAADTGTLRWAGGKARVLGGRKEKDTGLIWHPLEGDVPPVSAAVQGEVDPARRWRHMQRHSGEHLLAQAFVRVNPAFTVAAVNMAGPECTLDLHGDPTEADLRAAETLLRETLGRTELTLDTPVVPQHELSRYPLRRETAVRGDVRLVIFRDAQGQPFDVSACGGTHVPRASMAAPVAVLRHERIKGGVTRVTFTAGEEAGAHLGGVYAQARALAQGFSVPVERLPERVQALREQAGALQAELDALHAAHARTLRDHAPAQACGALSLKALTLPSPAGLPAALGDLPPGHVVLATTPEGRCGVGSAAPAVDASALLRAALAVAGGKGGGRADLAQGSTPDPAAFLEAARTLLPG; encoded by the coding sequence ATGACCCGCCCGCTCTATCACGACAGCACCCGCCTGACCTTCGCTGCCCAGGTGGCGCAGGTGCAGGGCTCAGAGGTGGCCCTGGACGCCACCGCCCTCTACCCCGAAGCTGGGGGACAGGCTGCCGACACCGGCACCCTGCGCTGGGCCGGGGGAAAGGCCCGGGTGCTGGGGGGCCGTAAGGAAAAGGACACAGGCCTGATCTGGCACCCGCTGGAAGGGGACGTGCCGCCCGTGAGTGCGGCGGTGCAGGGCGAGGTGGACCCGGCGCGGCGCTGGCGGCACATGCAGCGCCACAGCGGCGAGCACCTGCTGGCCCAGGCGTTCGTGCGCGTGAACCCGGCCTTCACGGTGGCCGCCGTGAACATGGCGGGCCCCGAATGCACCCTGGACCTGCACGGCGACCCCACTGAGGCCGACCTGCGCGCCGCCGAAACCCTGCTGCGCGAAACCCTGGGCCGCACAGAGCTGACCCTGGATACGCCCGTGGTGCCCCAGCACGAGCTGAGCCGCTACCCCCTGCGCCGCGAGACGGCGGTGCGCGGCGACGTGCGGCTGGTGATCTTCCGTGACGCCCAGGGCCAGCCGTTCGATGTGAGTGCCTGCGGCGGCACCCATGTGCCCCGCGCCAGCATGGCCGCGCCCGTGGCCGTGCTGCGCCACGAGCGCATCAAGGGGGGCGTGACCCGGGTCACCTTCACGGCGGGCGAGGAAGCGGGCGCGCACCTGGGGGGCGTGTACGCCCAGGCCCGCGCGCTGGCGCAGGGGTTCAGTGTGCCTGTGGAGCGGCTGCCAGAGCGCGTGCAGGCCCTGCGCGAACAGGCCGGCGCGCTGCAGGCCGAGCTGGACGCCCTGCACGCGGCCCACGCCCGCACCCTGCGCGACCACGCCCCGGCCCAGGCATGCGGCGCCCTGAGCTTGAAGGCGCTCACGCTGCCCAGCCCGGCCGGTCTGCCCGCCGCTCTGGGCGATCTGCCCCCTGGCCATGTGGTCCTGGCGACCACCCCGGAAGGCCGCTGCGGTGTGGGCAGCGCGGCGCCGGCTGTGGACGCCTCGGCGCTGCTGCGGGCGGCGCTGGCGGTGGCCGGGGGCAAGGGGGGTGGCCGCGCTGATCTGGCCCAGGGCAGCACGCCTGACCCGGCGGCCTTTCTGGAGGCGGCGCGTACGCTGCTGCCGGGCTGA
- a CDS encoding alginate biosynthesis protein AlgP encodes MTNESTGGVSKRSLLLLGGLAALALNKDTRRALVHGSRSAWSGTQETVTGTLTPALLGAAHSAREVAVHTASSLREEGVPRAGALLSQVAHVAGEIVGQAQERALHLAGEAGQATAHVAARGGERAKQALQVAQVGVGHTVADAQGAGRELLASVHDRVGHVLHEAADGHEARKRRAERTLRQARREATRELQSGKKVLGAHQLEKAVAKRVAPLEKQLTRELRLLDKQRQRARRDDRRGGGVGGGVTALLLLGTGAVVLARVPAARQGILNAVEGHSPEAAQSLRQAGRNARNLIGTMWLERIEEDKATPAPGAARPTQAATTGGTWGGAVAPDSPAAARTTAETDKAEAKASEAKATDANAEAAKAKSDTPKADAKGGKPATPAH; translated from the coding sequence ATGACCAATGAATCCACGGGCGGCGTGAGCAAGCGCAGCCTGCTGCTGCTGGGGGGCCTGGCTGCCCTGGCCCTGAACAAAGACACCCGCCGCGCCCTGGTGCACGGCAGCCGCTCAGCCTGGAGCGGCACCCAGGAGACGGTGACAGGCACCTTGACCCCGGCCCTGCTGGGCGCCGCGCACTCGGCCAGGGAAGTGGCGGTGCACACCGCCTCCTCCCTGCGTGAAGAGGGTGTCCCCAGGGCCGGCGCCCTGCTGAGTCAGGTCGCGCATGTGGCCGGGGAGATCGTGGGCCAGGCCCAGGAACGCGCCCTGCACCTGGCGGGCGAGGCCGGACAGGCGACCGCCCATGTGGCCGCGCGGGGTGGCGAGCGCGCCAAGCAGGCGCTGCAGGTGGCGCAGGTGGGCGTGGGCCATACCGTGGCCGATGCCCAGGGCGCCGGCCGTGAACTGCTGGCCAGCGTACATGACCGCGTGGGCCACGTCCTGCATGAGGCCGCCGACGGCCATGAGGCCCGCAAGCGCCGTGCTGAGCGCACCCTGCGCCAGGCCCGCCGCGAAGCGACGCGCGAACTGCAGAGCGGCAAGAAGGTGCTGGGGGCTCACCAGCTGGAAAAGGCGGTCGCCAAGCGCGTGGCCCCACTGGAAAAACAGCTGACGCGCGAGCTGCGCCTGCTGGACAAGCAGCGCCAGCGTGCCCGCCGCGATGACAGACGCGGCGGTGGGGTGGGCGGCGGCGTGACGGCCCTGCTGTTGCTGGGCACCGGCGCGGTGGTGCTGGCCCGTGTGCCTGCCGCCCGTCAGGGCATTCTGAACGCCGTGGAGGGCCACAGCCCCGAGGCGGCGCAGTCACTGCGGCAGGCAGGCCGCAACGCCCGCAACCTGATCGGCACGATGTGGCTGGAGCGCATTGAGGAAGACAAGGCCACCCCGGCCCCCGGTGCGGCGCGCCCCACCCAGGCGGCCACCACGGGCGGCACCTGGGGCGGCGCCGTGGCCCCGGATTCGCCCGCTGCTGCCAGGACCACCGCCGAGACGGACAAGGCCGAGGCCAAAGCCAGCGAAGCCAAAGCCACTGACGCCAACGCCGAGGCCGCCAAAGCCAAGAGTGACACCCCCAAAGCGGATGCCAAGGGTGGCAAGCCCGCCACTCCGGCCCACTGA